A window of the Rhodoluna limnophila genome harbors these coding sequences:
- a CDS encoding DUF3039 domain-containing protein — MSDFGSESIGGQTAGSTLLEEQVQNVEPGDHERNSHYVRKEKIVESAVLGTPVIALCGKVWVPGRDPEKFPVCPTCKEIYAGLRPEDPKSSGEGK, encoded by the coding sequence ATGAGCGATTTTGGTAGTGAGAGCATCGGCGGGCAGACCGCCGGATCAACTCTGCTTGAAGAGCAGGTTCAAAATGTTGAGCCAGGCGACCACGAGCGTAATTCGCATTACGTTCGCAAAGAAAAGATTGTCGAGTCGGCAGTTTTGGGTACGCCGGTCATCGCGCTGTGTGGCAAAGTCTGGGTCCCGGGTCGTGACCCAGAAAAGTTTCCGGTTTGCCCTACCTGCAAAGAAATTTATGCGGGGCTCAGACCAGAAGACCCTAAGAGTTCTGGCGAGGGCAAATAG